One part of the Lytechinus pictus isolate F3 Inbred chromosome 3, Lp3.0, whole genome shotgun sequence genome encodes these proteins:
- the LOC135153485 gene encoding plexin-A4-like, with product MELEQRELRSLLLHATHNERTTKLYMLMSMVLCFIIFSHHPNGVVGSLDAYGPIEFTSGEDNPQFSHLAVDVHTRDIYIGAKNSLFHLQSDLKLWENVSTAPECPTSETCENFNRILVIAPLPTEKLISCESFSRTCRFHELSNISNSVEYKRIVINSQTPAVAVLHESSMYVGVSPEFPDQSLTYITKLGLNPFTLQEKINAQSGNALAVSFALNFVDGFELDGFTYFVTYQQQLIGNDPTEDHDYISKINRVCQETDSLDSFTEVQLTCSSGNGRTYNLIQAIEVSLPGKDLRESFNISEDDHLLYAVFTEADGRSDQIADPANSAMCIYKMSDIIEKFRTAAIDCMSKGNVEMHGVRHLQSRCSSFSTTNPDVCNTLWYKYARGTTPLEVDPVITFNDTLTTSITTVTEEDNTVALIGTGNGNLLKVQISSSTNARLYEDLKVGDTRIQQDTYFNPTDDQIYLLTEKKIVRFSVANCSQYTSCETCIGSNGDGDGDPYCGWCTLEARCTRYQGCEKRDVSNRWLPYDSQQCISISYTSVDFSVPKSSPSQEVSVNFIYLQGFTVLEFFWGGLQY from the exons ATGGAGCTGGAGCAAAGAGAGCTGCGCAGTTTATTACTACACGCAACACACAATGAAAGAACTACCAAACTCTATATGCTCATGAGCATGGTTCTATGTTTCATCATCTTTTCACACCACCCCAATGGTGTTGTCGGGTCTCTGGATGCATATGGACCCATAGAGTTCACCAGCGGAGAAGACAATCCACAATTTTCCCACCTTGCGGTGGATGTGCATACAAGGGATATTTACATAGGAGCTAAAAATTCCTTGTTTCATCTGCAGTCAGATTTGAAGTTATGGGAGAATGTGAGTACTGCACCAGAATGTCCAACCTCGGAAACCTGTGAGAACTTCAATAGGATTCTGGTCATTGCGCCCCTTCCTACTGAAAAGCTGATCAGCTGTGAGAGTTTTTCACGCACATGTCGGTTTCATGAGCTTTCCAACATATCCAATTCTGTCGAGTACAAGAGGATAGTGATCAACTCGCAAACCCCAGCAGTGGCAGTTCTCCACGAGAGTTCCATGTACGTAGGAGTAAGTCCGGAGTTCCCTGATCAATCTCTCACCTACATCACCAAACTAGGCCTGAATCCTTTCACCCTACAGGAAAAAATCAATGCGCAGAGCGGTAATGCACTAGCGGTTTCATTCGCACTAAATTTTGTTGATGGATTTGAACTGGATGGGTTCACATATTTTGTGACGTATCAACAGCAGCTTATCGGCAACGATCCAACGGAAGATCATGATTATATATCTAAGATCAACAGGGTTTGTCAAGAGACCGACAGCCTAGATTCATTTACGGAAGTTCAGCTGACGTGCTCTTCAGGTAACGGCAGAACCTACAACCTTATTCAGGCCATTGAGGTGAGTCTGCCTGGGAAAGATCTTCGTGAATCTTTCAACATCAGTGAAGATGATCATCTGCTGTATGCTGTGTTTACCGAGGCCGATGGACGCTCAGATCAAATTGCTGATCCTGCTAACTCTGCTATGTGTATATACAAGATGTCTGATATCATTGAAAAGTTTCGAACGGCAGCGATTGATTGTATGAGTAAAGGAAATGTTGAGATGCATGGAGTACGGCATTTACAATCCAGATGCAGCTCTTTT TCTACCACCAACCCTGACGTGTGTAACACATTGTGGTACAAGTACGCCAGAGGAACCACACCTCTTGAGGTTGATCCTGTCATTACATTTAATGATACACTGACGACTTCAATCACTACAGTGACTGAAGAAGATAACACAGTAGCCCTCATAGGTACAGGCAATGGAAATCTTCTTAAG GTCCAGATCAGCAGTTCCACCAATGCTAGACTGTATGAAGATTTGAAAGTAGGAGATACCAGAATCCAACAGGATACATACTTCAACCCAACCGATGATCAAATATATCTTCTCAcagaaaaaaag ATTGTCCGTTTCTCAGTGGCCAATTGTAGTCAGTACACCAGCTGTGAAACGTGTATTGGATCCAATGGAGATGGAGATGGAGACCCGTACTGTGGATGGTGCACACTAGAAGCAAG ATGTACACGTTATCAGGGATGTGAGAAAAGGGATGTCTCAAACCGATGGCTGCCCTATGATTCACAGCAGTGCATCAGTATCTCATATACATCTGTGGATTTTAGTGTCCCCAAGTCTTCCCCATCTCAAGAGGTTAGTGTCAACTTTATTTATCTTCAGGGTTTTACGGTTTTagagtttttttggggggggctccAATATTAA